Proteins from a genomic interval of Zingiber officinale cultivar Zhangliang chromosome 2A, Zo_v1.1, whole genome shotgun sequence:
- the LOC122040406 gene encoding uncharacterized protein LOC122040406, whose protein sequence is MFRRLCAAVHNRLQVTATLGHRRTAAPSCPHSLGFVKPYSASSVGADDPSSLTASSLIRSCGISDRAALSISKKVQLDTLDRALSVLTLLKDYGFDEAHLVRLVDRLPRVLVMDAEKTLKPKLEHFRRIGLVGTALSEILSASPDLLRRSLEKRLLPNAELLKSILITNANLVSAIKNSLWLMALDIRTKVLPKVDALRAHGVPDDVICVLLTRYGDALVTDTNRFNEAFDKIKKMGICPKKTTFARAFGMLAILPQKKWEERLETLMGLGWSQDNVLVAFSKQPHIVWISTEKTRNTVKFLEEKLGWTPERTVKNPVVLLMSLEKRLMPRHAVLSILMHKGLIKTGFIGDHFLISNEKFMMQFVTKYQEKAPEIVEVIKGVKSCR, encoded by the coding sequence ATGTTTCGACGTCTCTGCGCCGCCGTCCACAATCGACTTCAAGTGACTGCCACTCTCGGCCATCGTCGGACAGCCGCCCCCTCCTGCCCACACTCTCTGGGATTCGTCAAACCCTATTCTGCTTCCTCCGTCGGCGCCGACGATCCCTCATCCCTGACCGCTTCCTCCCTCATCAGATCGTGCGGGATCTCCGACCGTGCCGCCCTCTCCATCTCCAAGAAAGTCCAGCTCGACACCCTCGACAGAGCGCTCTCGGTTCTCACCCTCCTCAAGGACTACGGCTTCGACGAAGCGCATCTCGTCCGCCTCGTCGACCGCCTTCCTCGTGTCCTCGTGATGGACGCCGAGAAGACCTTGAAGCCAAAGTTGGAGCACTTCCGCAGGATCGGCCTCGTCGGAACCGCCCTCTCAGAGATCCTGTCAGCTAGTCCCGATCTGCTCAGACGCAGCTTAGAGAAGCGATTGCTCCCCAACGCTGAGCTCCTCAAATCAATTTTGATAACGAATGCGAACCTTGTGAGTGCCATAAAGAACTCACTTTGGTTGATGGCCTTAGACATCAGAACCAAAGTGCTTCCCAAGGTCGATGCTCTGCGCGCACACGGCGTGCCCGATGATGTAATCTGTGTGCTTTTGACCCGTTACGGTGACGCTTTGGTGACAGATACAAATCGATTCAATGAGGCCTTTGACAAGATCAAGAAGATGGGAATCTGTCCGAAGAAAACTACTTTCGCCCGTGCATTCGGGATGCTTGCTATCTTGCCCCAGAAGAAGTGGGAGGAGAGACTGGAGACCTTGATGGGATTGGGATGGTCACAGGATAATGTCTTGGTGGCCTTCTCAAAACAGCCTCATATTGTGTGGATATCGACTGAGAAGACAAGGAATACTGTGAAGTTTCTGGAAGAGAAGCTGGGATGGACGCCGGAGCGCACAGTGAAGAATCCAGTTGTTCTCTTGATGAGCCTGGAGAAGAGGTTGATGCCCAGGCATGCTGTCCTGAGCATTCTCATGCACAAAGGATTAATCAAGACTGGCTTCATAGgggatcattttctgatttcgaACGAGAAGTTCATGATGCAATTTGTGACAAAGTATCAAGAGAAAGCTCCAGAAATAGTCGAAGTTATCAAAGGAGTGAAATCATGTAGATGA